From a single Sorghum bicolor cultivar BTx623 chromosome 5, Sorghum_bicolor_NCBIv3, whole genome shotgun sequence genomic region:
- the LOC110435446 gene encoding uncharacterized protein LOC110435446 isoform X2, whose product MSGRPRPPLRAPLPVDLRPCQGTRDMSTRGLNEKGGQLTCQSPSPVASPMDVDDLLSEILLRLAPLPSSLPRASLVCTRWRRLVSDPGFLRRFRAHHWKPLGVFFGRDKDLSFSFFLRPRDSAPPERFSLRVPRECHEGGGGGGGGRADCIWEFLDCRPGRVVLANYGTRQILVWNPVTGEDHLLGVSQFSDADQIRYGLRMQAALICASGNNGPFKLALAWDDRRSNAHICVYSSEAGVWGNVASAAIQPWFSVGRGNVMVGNTLYWILFGSRVRILEFDLGSQNLSVIEVPPDAVDYENHCGIFLCTLAKGGGLSLMVMSENLKGQLWAWEKTTEDSDGAFQWMLGGTIELDMLLSLRSEGHRSVFWLEGNDNVMFVSTYKGIFMVHLQSMQFEMIFETGPVGHWSIFPFKYLHAPVAFFLQVTFCIREV is encoded by the exons ATGTCCGGACGACCAAGGCCTCCTCTACGAGCACCCCTTCCCGTTGATCTTCGGCCTTGCCAAGGGACACGGGACATGAGTACACGCGGGCTCAACGAGAAGGGCGGCCAGCTCACGTGCCAGTCTCCGTCGCCGGTGGCTTCCCCGATGGACGTCGACGACCTCCTCTCCGAGATACTCCTCCGCCTTGCCCCGCTGCCGTCCTCGCTCCCCCGCGCGTCCCTCGTCTGCACCCGCTGGCGCCGCCTCGTCAGCGACCCCGGCTTCTTGCGCCGCTTCCGCGCCCACCATTGGAAGCCCCTCGGCGTATTCTTTGGAAGAGACAAAGACCTctccttcagcttcttcttgcgCCCGCGGGACTCCGCCCCGCCCGAGCGCTTCTCCCTGCGCGTGCCGCGCGAGTGCCACGAAGGCGGGGGCGGGGGTGGGGGCGGCCGTGCTGACTGCATCTGGGAATTCTTGGACTGCCGCCCTGGGCGCGTGGTCCTAGCCAACTACGGCACCCGCCAGATCCTGGTGTGGAACCCCGTCACAGGCGAGGACCATCTCCTAGGAGTTTCGCAGTTCTCTGATGCTGATCAGATACGGTACGGGCTACGCATGCAAGCGGCGTTAATCTGTGCCTCCGGCAACAATGGACCCTTCAAGCTTGCTTTGGCGTGGGACGACAGGAGGAGCAATGCACATATCTGTGTTTACTCGTCGGAGGCCGGTGTATGGGGCAATGTCGCCTCCGCAGCAATCCAGCCCTGGTTCAGTGTTGGCCGTGGGAATGTCATGGTTGGGAACACTCTCTACTGGATTCTATTTGGTAGCCGGGTTCGCATCCTTGAATTTGATTTGGGTAGCCAGAACCTATCTGTGATAGAGGTGCCACCAGACGCTGTTGATTACGAAAACCATTGTGGCATCTTCCTGTGTACACTAGCAAAGGGTGGTGGCCTTAGTTTGATGGTCATGTCAGAGAACCTCAAGGGTCAGCTTTGGGCGTGGGAGAAGACGACTGAAGACTCTGATGGTGCTTTTCAATGGATGCTTGGAGGAACAATTGAACTGGACATGCTTCTTTCGCTGAGATCAGAGGGTCACCGATCAGTATTTTGGCTTGAAGGGAATGATAATGTCATGTTTGTGTCAACATATAAAGGCATCTTCATGGTTCATCTCCAGTCAATGCAGTTTGAAATGATTTTCGAAACTGGTCCTGTTGGCCATTGGTCTATCTTTCCATTCAAGTATCTACATGCTCCAG TCGCCTTTTTCTTGCAGGTGACATTTTGCATCAGGGAGGTGTAG
- the LOC110435446 gene encoding uncharacterized protein LOC110435446 isoform X1, which produces MSGRPRPPLRAPLPVDLRPCQGTRDMSTRGLNEKGGQLTCQSPSPVASPMDVDDLLSEILLRLAPLPSSLPRASLVCTRWRRLVSDPGFLRRFRAHHWKPLGVFFGRDKDLSFSFFLRPRDSAPPERFSLRVPRECHEGGGGGGGGRADCIWEFLDCRPGRVVLANYGTRQILVWNPVTGEDHLLGVSQFSDADQIRYGLRMQAALICASGNNGPFKLALAWDDRRSNAHICVYSSEAGVWGNVASAAIQPWFSVGRGNVMVGNTLYWILFGSRVRILEFDLGSQNLSVIEVPPDAVDYENHCGIFLCTLAKGGGLSLMVMSENLKGQLWAWEKTTEDSDGAFQWMLGGTIELDMLLSLRSEGHRSVFWLEGNDNVMFVSTYKGIFMVHLQSMQFEMIFETGPVGHWSIFPFKYLHAPGDILHQGGVGSDSVQGSQQGHGGEDRSDRWAPHVSIKEGGAQVYVAGQKRADAHVSWEGGGPTW; this is translated from the exons ATGTCCGGACGACCAAGGCCTCCTCTACGAGCACCCCTTCCCGTTGATCTTCGGCCTTGCCAAGGGACACGGGACATGAGTACACGCGGGCTCAACGAGAAGGGCGGCCAGCTCACGTGCCAGTCTCCGTCGCCGGTGGCTTCCCCGATGGACGTCGACGACCTCCTCTCCGAGATACTCCTCCGCCTTGCCCCGCTGCCGTCCTCGCTCCCCCGCGCGTCCCTCGTCTGCACCCGCTGGCGCCGCCTCGTCAGCGACCCCGGCTTCTTGCGCCGCTTCCGCGCCCACCATTGGAAGCCCCTCGGCGTATTCTTTGGAAGAGACAAAGACCTctccttcagcttcttcttgcgCCCGCGGGACTCCGCCCCGCCCGAGCGCTTCTCCCTGCGCGTGCCGCGCGAGTGCCACGAAGGCGGGGGCGGGGGTGGGGGCGGCCGTGCTGACTGCATCTGGGAATTCTTGGACTGCCGCCCTGGGCGCGTGGTCCTAGCCAACTACGGCACCCGCCAGATCCTGGTGTGGAACCCCGTCACAGGCGAGGACCATCTCCTAGGAGTTTCGCAGTTCTCTGATGCTGATCAGATACGGTACGGGCTACGCATGCAAGCGGCGTTAATCTGTGCCTCCGGCAACAATGGACCCTTCAAGCTTGCTTTGGCGTGGGACGACAGGAGGAGCAATGCACATATCTGTGTTTACTCGTCGGAGGCCGGTGTATGGGGCAATGTCGCCTCCGCAGCAATCCAGCCCTGGTTCAGTGTTGGCCGTGGGAATGTCATGGTTGGGAACACTCTCTACTGGATTCTATTTGGTAGCCGGGTTCGCATCCTTGAATTTGATTTGGGTAGCCAGAACCTATCTGTGATAGAGGTGCCACCAGACGCTGTTGATTACGAAAACCATTGTGGCATCTTCCTGTGTACACTAGCAAAGGGTGGTGGCCTTAGTTTGATGGTCATGTCAGAGAACCTCAAGGGTCAGCTTTGGGCGTGGGAGAAGACGACTGAAGACTCTGATGGTGCTTTTCAATGGATGCTTGGAGGAACAATTGAACTGGACATGCTTCTTTCGCTGAGATCAGAGGGTCACCGATCAGTATTTTGGCTTGAAGGGAATGATAATGTCATGTTTGTGTCAACATATAAAGGCATCTTCATGGTTCATCTCCAGTCAATGCAGTTTGAAATGATTTTCGAAACTGGTCCTGTTGGCCATTGGTCTATCTTTCCATTCAAGTATCTACATGCTCCAG GTGACATTTTGCATCAGGGAGGTGTAGGCAGCGACAGTGTTCAAGGAAGTCAACAAGGGCATGGAGGAGAAGACAGATCCGACAGGTGGGCCCCGCATGTCAGCATCAAAGAGGGAGGAGCACAGGTGTACGTTGCTGGGCAGAAGCGGGCCGATGCGCATGTGAGTTGGGAAGGAGGTGGCCCCACCTGGTGA
- the LOC8083060 gene encoding uncharacterized protein LOC8083060 codes for MGVYLLKIEWSNCFQKVFHTRNNRERLSPAHNILSAQTSPSPEKDGPGGSASARQPPPPPPLPLPVGESAPSMSMDDQGLLPEIPRRRVGLRPSQATRRQLTRPSPWPASPMDLDDLLSEILLRLPPLPSSLPLASLVCSRWRRLVTDPSFIRRFRAHHWRPLGVFFGGGEDLSFSFISDPRYPTTPPERFSVRVLRNVFERYTWELHGCRHGRVVLAHRGRTGHVVCQFLVWNPLTGEAHFLDISQFLDPVRNQNGSYMKGAVIGASGDKGPFKFILAWNELHHNIAHVCVYSSETGVWGDVVSTAVKPLSSVGYGNVLVDNTLYWILFGHQVHILQVDLGSQNVAVIEGPPVEEDHWGIFLCTLAKNGGLSLIVMSANLKAQLWLWETSPDSDGVDRWMHGGTIELDKLLSLRSGEYQQVLWLAGDDNVMFVSTNRGLFMVDLESMQFQKIFETSIVTSQCIHPFKNRYAQGTALANCSLGSISIS; via the exons ATGGGTGTATATCTGTTGAAAATCGAGTGGTCAAACTgtttccaaaaagttttccACACAAGAAATAATAGAGAAAGACTAAGCCCAGCCCATAATATCTTGTCAGCGCAGACCAGCCCAAGCCCAGAGAAGGATGGGCCAGGAGGATCAGCTTCAGCCcgtcagccgccgccgccgccgccgctcccctTGCCCGTCGGCGAGTCGGCGCCCTCCATGTCCATGGACGACCAAGGCCTCCTCCCCGAGATCCCCCGTCGTCGCGTCGGCCTTCGGCCTTCGCAAGCGACACGCCGGCAACTCACGCGGCCGTCGCCGTGGCCGGCTTCGCCGATGGACCTCGACGACCTTCTCTCCGAGATCCTCCTCCGCCTGCCCCCGCTGCCGTCCTCGCTGCCCCTTGCGTCCCTCGTATGCAGCCGCTGGCGACGCCTCGTCACCGACCCGAGCTTCATCCGCCGCTTCCGTGCTCACCACTGGAGGCCCCTCGGCGTCTTCTTCGGCGGCGGCGAAGATCTCTCCTTCAGTTTCATCTCGGATCCGCGGTACCCTACTACACCGCCCGAGCGCTTCTCCGTGCGCGTGCTGCGCAACGTCTTCGAGAGGTACACCTGGGAGCTCCACGGCTGCCGCCATGGGCGCGTGGTCCTAGCCCACAGGGGTCGAACTGGCCATGTCGTCTGCCAGTTCCTGGTGTGGAACCCCCTCACAGGCGAGGCCCATTTCCTAGACATCTCGCAGTTCTTGGATCCTGTCCGCAACCAGAATGGGTCATATATGAAAGGGGCGGTAATCGGTGCCTCTGGCGACAAGGGTCCCTTTAAGTTCATTTTGGCATGGAATGAACTCCACCACAACATTGCACATGTCTGCGTTTACTCGTCGGAGACTGGTGTGTGGGGCGATGTCGTCTCCACAGCAGTCAAACCATTGTCCAGTGTTGGCTATGGAAATGTCCTGGTTGACAATACCCTTTACTGGATTCTGTTTGGCCATCAGGTCCACATCCTTCAGGTTGATCTGGGTAGTCAGAACGTAGCTGTGATAGAAGGGCCACCGGTTGAAGAAGACCATTGGGGCATCTTCTTGTGTACCCTAGCAAAGAATGGTGGCCTTAGCTTAATAGTCATGTCAGCCAACCTCAAAGCTCAACTTTGGTTGTGGGAGACGTCGCCTGACTCTGATGGTGTTGATCGATGGATGCATGGAGGAACAATTGAACTGGACAAGCTTCTTTCTTTGAGATCaggggagtaccaacaagtactTTGGCTTGCAGGGGATGATAATGTGATGTTTGTGTCCACAAATAGAGGCCTCTTCATGGTTGATCTTGAGTCAATGCAGTTTCAAAAGATTTTTGAAACCAGCATTGTTACCAGTCAGTGTATCCATCCATTCAAGAATCGATATGCTCAAG GTACCGCGTTGGCAAACTGCAGCTTGGGATCAATATCTATTTCATGA
- the LOC8069261 gene encoding GTP-binding protein BRASSINAZOLE INSENSITIVE PALE GREEN 2, chloroplastic, with the protein MSYPLRRCSSQMAAKPLLPIAAAAARLPFRLLSPSAPPPRGLPLLSPPFLPQRRSLSASAVPTGRRSRPPAPVISEGRDDEEAAVGRPVCPGCGVFMQDADPNLPGFFKNPSRSSQDETGGGGEVLLAAADTDAFLEDEKEGVVAEDALDAELEGLDSDIDEFLEDFEDGDEEDDGSPVKGATDIDAFASDWDSDWEEMEEDEDEKWRKELDGFTPPGVGYGNITEETIQRLKKEKLSKSERKRQAREAKRAEAEEDSALVCSRCHSLRNYGLVKNDKAENLIPDFDFDRFISSRVMKRSAGTPVIVMVVDCADFDGSFPKRAAKSLFEALEGRRNSKVSETPRLVLVGTKVDLLPWQQMGVRLDRWVRGRAKAFGAPKLDAVFLISVHRDLAVRNLISYIKESAGPRSNVWVIGAQNAGKSTLINAFAKKQGVKITRLTEAAVPGTTLGILRVTGVLPAKAKMYDTPGLLHPYIMAMRLNNEERKMVEIRKELRPRSFRVKVGQSVHIGGLTRLDVLKSSAQTIYVTVWASSNVPLHLGKTENADELREKHFGIRLQPPIGPERVNELGHWTERHIEVSGASWDVNSMDIAVSGLGWYSLGLKGTATVSLWTFEGIGVTERDAMILHRAQFLERPGFWLPIAIANALGEETRKKNEKRKAEQRRREEEELLLEEIV; encoded by the exons ATGTCCTATCCTCTTCGCCGCTGCAGCTCTCAAATGGCTGCTAAACCCCTCCTCCCaatcgccgcggcggcggctcgcCTTCCCTTCCGCCTCCTCTCCCCGTCAGCTCCACCTCCCCGCGGCCTCCCCTTGCTGTCCCCGCCATTCCTGCCCCAAAGGCGCAGCCTTTCCGCCTCTGCCGTACCCACCGGCAGGCGTAGCAGGCCGCCGGCCCCGGTCATCAGCGAGGGCAGGGATGACGAGGAGGCCGCCGTAGGCCGGCCTGTATGTCCTGGATGCGGGGTCTTCATGCAGGATGCGGATCCTAACCTCCCTGGCTTCTTCAAGAACCCATCCCGCAGCTCCCAGGACGAGACGGGAGGAGGTGGAGAAGTGCTCCTGGCCGCCGCCGATACGGATGCGTTTCTTGAAGATGAGAAGGAGGGGGTGGTGGCGGAGGACGCGTTGGATGCTGAATTGGAGGGCCTGGACAGCGATATCGATGAGTTCCTTGAAGATTTCGAGGATGGGGACGAAGAGGATGATGGCTCACCGGTGAAAGGTGCCACTGATATCGATGCTTTTGCCAGCGATTGGGACTCTGATTGGGAGGAGATGGAAGAAGACGAGGATGAGAAATGGAGGAAAGAACTGGACGGTTTCACCCCGCCGGGAGTCGGCTATGGGAACATCACTGAGGAGACGATCCAGAGGCTGAAGAAAGAGAAGCTGTCCAAGTCCGAGAGGAAGCGCCAAGCGAGGGAGGCCAAGAGGGCTGAGGCTGAGGAGGACTCGGCCCTCGTCTGTAGCCGGTGCCACTCGCTGAGGAATTATGGGCTTGTGAAGAATGACAAGGCTGAGAACCTGATCCCAGACTTTGATTTTGATCGGTTCATTTCGTCTCGGGTCATGAAGCGGTCGGCTGGCACACCGGTCATAGTCATGGTGGTGGACTGTGCAGACTTTGATGGGTCGTTTCCGAAGCGAGCTGCCAAGTCGTTGTTCGAGGCACTTGAAGGAAGGAGGAATTCAAAGGTGAGCGAAACACCGAGGCTTGTTCTTGTTGGTACAAAGGTGGATTTGCTTCCATGGCAACAAATGGGTGTCCGGTTGGATAGGTGGGTTCGTGGCCGTGCTAAGGCTTTTGGAGCACCCAAGCTAGATGCTGTGTTCTTGATCAGCGTCCACAGAGATTTGGCTGTTAGAAACCTAATTTCGTACATCAAGGAGTCAGCAGGACCTCGGAGCAACGTTTGGGTGATTGGTGCGCAGAATGCTGGGAAATCTACGCTGATCAATGCTTTTGCAAAGAAACAGGGTGTTAAGATCACAAGATTGACTGAAGCTGCTGTCCCGGGAACAACACTCGGCATATTGAGGGTAACAGGTGTTTTACCTGCAAAGGCAAAGATGTACGACACTCCTGGCCTGTTGCATCCTTACATAATGGCAATGAGATTAAACAATGAGGAAAGGAAGATGGTTGAAATAAGGAAAGAATTGCGGCCACGATCCTTCAGGGTGAAA GTAGGACAATCTGTCCATATTGGAGGCTTAACACGGCTGGATGTGCTAAAATCATCAGCTCAAACTATCTATGTTACTGTTTGGGCATCTTCCAATGTTCCCCTCCATCTTGGAAAGACTGAAAATGCTGATGAATTGCGAGAGAAACATTTTGGTATCAGACTTCAG CCTCCAATTGGCCCAGAGCGAGTCAATGAATTGGGTCACTGGACAGAAAGACATATTGAGGTTTCTGGGGCAAGCTGGGACGTCAACAGTATGGACATTGCTGTTTCTGGCCttggatggtactccttgggcCTTAAAGGCACTGCCACTGTTTCCTTGTGGACATTTGAGGGCATTGGTGTGACAGAACGAGATGCGATGATTCTGCATCGAGCCCAGTTTCTCGAAAGGCCTGGATTTTGGTTACCTATTGCCATCGCTAATGCTCTAGgtgaggagacaagaaagaagaacGAGAAGAGAAAGGCTGagcaaagaagaagagaggaagAAGAGCTCCTTTTGGAAGAAATTGTTTAG